CCCGAAGGAGCAAAACAGGAGACCATCCCATTAGATGAGGATGAGCTCTACGATGATGCTCTTGATGAGGAGGAAGAGGTCGTCCAAAGGACTACATCTTCTCGGCCTAAGAAGAAAGCAGGTTCTTTGCGGCTTCCTCCCCTGTCGATTCTAAGGAAGAAGAATCCTAAGCCTCCAAATGAAAAGGAGATCCAGGATGCGGGACAACATTTGCTTGCTACGCTAGAAAGCTTTGGTATTGAGGCGAAGATCGCGGATATTCAGCGGGGTCCGGTGGTGACCCGGTTCGAAATCCAGCCCCCCGCGGGGATTAAGGTCAGCCGGATTACTAGCCTTGCCGATGATATCGCTCTAGCCCTAGCCGCCCAGGATGTGCGTATTGAAGCACCGGTTCCCGGTAAATCCGTAGTGGGGATTGAAGTGCCCAATAAAGAGACGGATAGTGTATATCTCAGGGAGCTACTAGATTCAGAGGAGTTTAGAAATGCTACCTCTAAGCTTTCCGTAGCCTTCGGGAAGGATGTGGCTGGTCGGCCGGTGATCGCCTCTTTGGACCGGCTGCTCCATCTACTGATTGCCGGGGCCACTGGTTCGGGAAAGAGTGTGTGTATCAACTGCATCATTGCTAGTCTCCTCTATGGAGCAAAGCCCGATGAGGTTAAGCTTCTAATGGTGGATCCCAAACGGGTTGAACTAGCGGTATTTGATGGCATCCCACATCTTATTGCACCGGTGGTTACCGATCCGCGGATGGCGGCTACCGCGCTGAATTGGGTTGTTGATGAAATGGAAAAACGCTACGAGCTGTTTGCCGATGCTGGGGTGCGCAATATTGATGGGTATAACCGATGGGTGCAAGCCCAAACTGAGCCACCTGAAGAGGGTGAAGGACTATCGCTTTTGCCCCGGATTGTAGTGATTATTGATGAGTTGGCGGACTTGATGATGGTGGCGGCAAAGGACGTAGAGGAGGCCATTTGCCGCTTAGCTCAAATGGCCCGGGCCGCCGGGATTTACCTGGTGATTGCCACCCAAAGGCCTTCGGTTGATGTGATTACTGGCTTGATCAAAGCGAATATCCCCTCCCGGATTGCCTTTGCGGTTTCGTCAGGGATTGATTCCCGCACCATTTTAGACTGTGTGGGAGCAGAGAGATTGCTGGGTAAAGGGGACATGCTCTTCCATCCCATGGGAGCTTCAAAGCCTTTCCGGGCCCAAGGCGCGTTTGTCTCCGATGATGAGGTCAACAAGCTGGTGGCATATTGGAAAAAACAAGGGAAACCAGAGTACATTCAAGAGGTCACAGAACCTACTTCCATAGAAGGGGTTCTTCATGAAGAAGACGAGTTATATGATGATGCGGTGCAACTGATTCTCGATACGGGACAAGCCTCGATTTCCATGTTGCAGCGCCGGTTTCGGATTGGATACAACCGAGCAGCTCGTCTGATCGATATGATGGAATTGCAGGGTATCGTGGGTCCATCCCAGGGCAGTAAGCCTAGGGAAGTATTAATAATGCGGTCGTCGGATTACAGATCCTTGGAGTAATTGCTACCAGAAGCAAAAAAGGGGGGGTATGGGTTTTGAGGGAATTGGGAGATTTTCTCTACCAGGAGAGACAGAAGAAGGGGATTACCCTAGAAGAGTTGGAGCAGATTACTAAGATTCGTAGCAAATATCTAAGAGCCATAGAAGAAGGGGATTTTGAAGTCATCCCCGGCGAGGTGTACCTGAAAGGCTTTCTCAAAAGCTATGCCGAGGCCGTGGGGGTGGAAGGACGGAATGTGCTTGCGTGGTATGAACAGATAAAAGGCCCCGACTCCCCACCAGACACTGTCGCCGCCGAGAGTGCTGCTACTACCGAGGCAAGTCTTAAGGAACTAAGGAGAACGAGACCTTCCTTCGGCCGCGCCCTCCTTGTTGCGCTACTCCTTATTGCTCTTGCTTTTCTGGCGTACAAGCTCTGGGATTTTTACTTGGCTGGTGCGGAACAAGGTGAGACTCCCAACCTAGAAACGCAGTTCCAGCAGCCAGAACCGGAAGTCGAGCCAGAACCAGCAACGGCTACACCGATTGTGCCCGAGGAACAACCCGAGTCAGAACCTACCGACAAAGAGCCAGAGCCCGTAGTGACCGAACCAGATGAGAGTACCCATGGGACTGAGGTTCCCGAGTCTGTTGTTGCCGTAAAGCTGGAGGTGGTGGCCAGCGATGTGTGTTGGCTCGAAGTGTATGCTGATGGGGAACGGGTTTACTATGGAAACCTTGACGTTGACGATGCGAGGACCTTTCATGGTGAGAAAGAGATTTATGCCAAGTTTGGAAAGGGCGAAGTCGCTAGTTTACGCGTAAACGATGTGGAGCTTGGCATGGCAGGTAAAGGTGTGGTGCGCTGGTTGTTTACTCCAGAGGAGAGCAAGGTAGTGCCCCCTGGCGAAACACAGCCTCTCATTTAGGAACGATGGCTAACTGCTTTTTTTAGGACTTGTCATCCTCCCTGTTATATTTCCCCAAACTGGGGAATATATTTATCTCGGAAGGGGGGAAAGGACATGGCTAATATGCGAACACCGAAAAAAGACGGGCCAGGTCTTGTGTTCATCCTGATAGCATTAGTTGTTGTTGGAGCAATAGCATTAAAAGTTTTTGGACTTTTCCCTGGGGCAAAGCAAGAACCAGAAGAACAGATCCCGAAGATTGACGAGACAATACCACCGGAAGCTTTGGAGGTCAGTATGCTGGTTTACCATTCCCACGCATCGGAGAACTTTTCGCCTAGTGAAGCTAATACCACCAAGGGTAAAGAAGGCGACATTGTTCGAGTGGGCGAGGCTTTGGTTAATAACTTGGCCACCCGGGGAATCCTGGCAGTACATGATGTGACCGTGCATGATTATCCTAGCTGGAGTCAAGCGTACGCCAGGTCAAAGAGCACAATTGAATCGGCATTGCAGAAGTATCCCACAATCCAGTTTGTTATTGACGTACATCGGGACGGATTGCCTGATCGGGGTGAAGGCTACACTATCACCAAGATTGACGGTCAAGAGGCGGCCACGATTCTTCTGGTCACCGGTGATGCCAATAACCCAAGGGCTGCGGCTAACCTAGCATTTGCGGAGAAGATCCGTACCAAAATGGAGCAGATGTATCCGGGACTCCTCCGTCGCATCCAGGTAAAACATGAAGATCTCAATGGGAATTATCTGGACAACAGTGTGGTGGTATACATAGGTGATTACCGTGGTAATACCCTCAAGCAGGCTCTTAAGTCTGCAGAATTGCTTGCCAATGTACTGGCGGCAGTCTGTGCTGACTTGAAGACAGCTGCAAAGGAGTAATGTTACCCCCATTCCAACTCAAGGGCCCAAGCCTAGCTTAGGGCCCTAACCATCGGAGAGAAAGATCAGTTGTGTAACCACAGGATAGGCCATGATGCGAGGACCGAACCGCTGTTCCTGTTCTTGTAGTCTTTGCTTCAACTCCCTTTGGTAATCCCGCTGGGGATCCTGTGCGGACATCCGTCGGTAATAGTCCTGAAGATGTCGCTTTTCCTGGGCCAGACTTATTGCA
The Limnochordia bacterium genome window above contains:
- a CDS encoding DNA translocase FtsK, whose amino-acid sequence is MAIAIFGLIGLYWPVTGIVGEYMTRACRWLLGAAAPIALLIVFICGGSAFFRGGVRTFGKVRTLGLVLLGLVIVVVLHLAKTPVSFPTTEEYVNGGGVVGKTFAVVLLKAFGSKGTYVVLAALALIALELLIDTPLSRQTKWAAGKTRRVLSVIGRGLAHFGRGLAEELRQLRDWMFRRKPSHVDEPVEDVDLLPEGAKQETIPLDEDELYDDALDEEEEVVQRTTSSRPKKKAGSLRLPPLSILRKKNPKPPNEKEIQDAGQHLLATLESFGIEAKIADIQRGPVVTRFEIQPPAGIKVSRITSLADDIALALAAQDVRIEAPVPGKSVVGIEVPNKETDSVYLRELLDSEEFRNATSKLSVAFGKDVAGRPVIASLDRLLHLLIAGATGSGKSVCINCIIASLLYGAKPDEVKLLMVDPKRVELAVFDGIPHLIAPVVTDPRMAATALNWVVDEMEKRYELFADAGVRNIDGYNRWVQAQTEPPEEGEGLSLLPRIVVIIDELADLMMVAAKDVEEAICRLAQMARAAGIYLVIATQRPSVDVITGLIKANIPSRIAFAVSSGIDSRTILDCVGAERLLGKGDMLFHPMGASKPFRAQGAFVSDDEVNKLVAYWKKQGKPEYIQEVTEPTSIEGVLHEEDELYDDAVQLILDTGQASISMLQRRFRIGYNRAARLIDMMELQGIVGPSQGSKPREVLIMRSSDYRSLE
- a CDS encoding DUF4115 domain-containing protein — its product is MRELGDFLYQERQKKGITLEELEQITKIRSKYLRAIEEGDFEVIPGEVYLKGFLKSYAEAVGVEGRNVLAWYEQIKGPDSPPDTVAAESAATTEASLKELRRTRPSFGRALLVALLLIALAFLAYKLWDFYLAGAEQGETPNLETQFQQPEPEVEPEPATATPIVPEEQPESEPTDKEPEPVVTEPDESTHGTEVPESVVAVKLEVVASDVCWLEVYADGERVYYGNLDVDDARTFHGEKEIYAKFGKGEVASLRVNDVELGMAGKGVVRWLFTPEESKVVPPGETQPLI
- a CDS encoding stage II sporulation protein P; this translates as MANMRTPKKDGPGLVFILIALVVVGAIALKVFGLFPGAKQEPEEQIPKIDETIPPEALEVSMLVYHSHASENFSPSEANTTKGKEGDIVRVGEALVNNLATRGILAVHDVTVHDYPSWSQAYARSKSTIESALQKYPTIQFVIDVHRDGLPDRGEGYTITKIDGQEAATILLVTGDANNPRAAANLAFAEKIRTKMEQMYPGLLRRIQVKHEDLNGNYLDNSVVVYIGDYRGNTLKQALKSAELLANVLAAVCADLKTAAKE